From the Primulina tabacum isolate GXHZ01 chromosome 3, ASM2559414v2, whole genome shotgun sequence genome, one window contains:
- the LOC142539330 gene encoding uncharacterized protein LOC142539330 gives MGLSKTEVNLRRLLAATPQQQNQAQLLHYVATLREQLEQLGEERGPEGLPRVSKGQLREYSEKVEAIAAKLAEPESESSVEVPQLPSLKTDTGASPSKSEEESVYTPRGLRKRFVPLSEHRSHDTVEDNNSRSVKLDAAAQSHIEKYRILQENLTDEMVLLARQLKESGLVMSQSVQNTEKILDSTEKAVEHSLASTGHANTRAVEVYSQSLKTSCFTWLLMFAMTCIFIMVVLLIRIT, from the exons ATGGGTCTAAGCAAAACCGAAGTGAATTTAAGAAGGTTACTTGCAGCCACCCCACAACAACAAAATCAAGCACAGCTTTTGCAT TATGTAGCCACTCTAAGAGAGCAATTGGAACAATTGGGAGAAGAAAGGGGTCCTGAAGGATTGCCAAG AGTTTCAAAAGGTCAATTAAGAGAATATTCAGAGAAAGTTGAAGCTATAGCAGCAAAGTTAGCGGAACCTGAG TCTGAGTCCAGTGTAGAGGTTCCTCAGCTGCCTTCTCTGAAGActgatactggtgcatccccTTCTAAATCAGAGGAAGAGAGTGTTTACACTCCCAGAGGACTGAGGAAGAGATTTGT GCCCCTGTCAGAGCATAGGTCTCATGATACTGTTGAAGACAATAATTCAAGGTCGGTCAAATTGGATGCTGCAGCACAGAGTCATATTGAGAAATACAG AATACTTCAAGAAAATTTGACCGATGAAATGGTTCTTTTGGCAAGGCAACTTAAAGAGAGTGGTCTTGTGATGAGTCAATCCGTCCAAAACACGGAGAAG ATATTAGACTCAACAGAGAAAGCTGTTGAACACAGCCTAGCAAGCACTGGACATGCAAATACTCGGGCTGTGGAGGTATACTCCCAGAGTTTGAAAACATCATGCTTCACGTGGCTACTGATGTTCGCAATGACATGTATTTTCATTATGGTAGTCTTACTTATTCGTATTACTTGA
- the LOC142539329 gene encoding putative myosin-binding protein 6, which translates to MVTMAAEIIYTRKGKSRGFFNSLSSAACEWFLILLLFMIALLTCLAEKFARYCELNSPCLLCSRLDCVLGKAKPGGYWNLLCKNHREEISSLVSCSVHCNLADSLSSDSELVDHYEDDDSRNLCYCQKYGSENEDDSCFSRNRPETPVNNVALDKWCHKGFEVKTSVLDQPNLVDSKDSMNVISSSLDAFKECGPGNVDWAESYLGPCSCLRADMTILNYDLKHDVGVAETSKCNTSLPHMPALPSVSELLSMYDVPSLDNMVPIPQKSIDVFETSENESTVATKHTEAAAGGSFDKVCSSYSNDTDRSEPLTLSHSIKNESISGQSVVQPIFLHDAEKIRDDVSSLEPISVAGASFNNNGHNTHYQHNESRENDECIFHWLPFSSSLVGSSYESLDEISFYGTEGESTVDWLKREVEKYRRCVDILFRELEEERNAAAIAANQAMAMITRLQEQKAAFRMEALQYLRVLEEQAEYVSEELERTNDLLAEKEDELQALKTELELVVNAFLYESSADDSHREILKVPNHDVSHVEYSPCTLANSISARVNYEDEKLYISESLRNLCKVYCCRRVDDMPNGLCPEKGKIKVENLDDLNREILSNKEDERSDSFVQRVVLESIMSLSQNGTSNVPPAHFKSPDLMWGNGFVGEMNKTLSFSTSIVEIASATIES; encoded by the exons ATGGTCACCATGGCTGCTGAGATTATATATACTAGAAAGGGAAAATCGCGTGGATTCTTTAACTCCTTGTCATCTGCAGCTTGTGAATGGTTCTTAATATTATTGTTGTTCATGATTGCATTGTTAACTTGTTTGGCCGAAAAATTTGCTCGATATTGTGAGCTAAATTCACCTTGTCTGCTGTGCTCAAGGCTTGATTGTGTTCTTGGAAAAGCCAAGCCCGGAGGTTACTGGAACCTTTTATGTAAAAATCACAGGGAGGAGATTTCTTCTTTAGTATCTTGTTCTGTGCATTGTAATCTCGCTGATAGTCTATCCTCGGATTCTGAATTGGTGGATCACTATGAAGATGATGACAGTAGAAATCTTTGTTATTGCCAAAAATATGGTAGTGAGAATGAAGATGATTCTTGTTTCAGCAGAAATCGACCTGAAACACCTGTTAATAATGTGGCATTAGATAAATGGTGTCATAAAGGTTTTGAAGTGAAGACTTCGGTTCTTGATCAGCCTAACCTGGTTGATTCTAAAGAttctatgaatgtcatttctTCCTCATTGGATGCCTTCAAGGAATGTGGTCCGGGGAACGTTGATTGGGCAGAGTCCTATCTTGGGCCTTGTTCATGTTTGAGAGCAGATATGACGATCTTAAATTATGATCTTAAACATGATGTTGGAGTTGCAGAGACTTCCAAATGCAATACTTCTCTCCCTCACATGCCGGCCCTTCCTTCCGTATCCGAGCTCCTTTCAATGTATGATGTTCCTTCATTGGACAACATGGTACCGATACCACAGAAAT CAATTGATGTTTTTGAAACCAGTGAAAATGAAAGCACAGTTGCTACAAAGCATACCGAAGCTGCTGCTGGAGGTTCTTTTGATAAAGTTTGTTCTTCATATTCAAATGATACAGATCGGAGCGAGCCTTTAACTCTGTCGCACAGCATAAAGAATGAGTCCATTTCAGGTCAGAGTGTGGTCCAGCCAATTTTTCTCCACGACGCTGAAAAAATCAGAGACGATGTGAGTTCTCTGGAACCAATCTCTGTTGCTGGGGCATCATTTAACAATAATGGACATAACACTCACTATCAACACAATGAATCTAGAGAAAACGATGAGTGTATATTTCACTGGCTTCCATTTTCATCGTCACTTGTGGGCTCTAGTTATGAATCCTTGGATGAAATTAGTTTCTATGGCACTGAAGGTGAAAGTACTGTTGATTGGCTAAAAAGAGAGGTGGAAAAATATCGAAGATGCGTGGATATTTTATTCAGGGAGTTGGAAGAAGAAAGAAATGCTGCTGCTATTGCTGCGAATCAGGCAATGGCCATGATCACAAGATTGCAGGAGCAGAAGGCTGCATTTCGTATGGAAGCCTTGCAATATTTAAGAGTATTGGAGGAGCAAGCAGAGTATGTGAGTGAGGAATTGGAAAGAACCAATGATCTCCTGGCTGAGAAGGAAGATGAATTGCAAGCCTTGAAGACTGAGTTAGAACTGGTTGTAAATGCCTTTCTTTATGAATCATCAGCAGATGATTCACACcgagaaattttaaaagttccgAATCATGATGTATCCCATGTTGAATACAGTCCATGTACTCTTGCAAATTCAATATCTGCCAGAGTTAACTACGAGGATGAAAAGCTTTACATCTCGGAATCTTTGAGAAACTTGTGTAAAGTTTATTGTTGTAGAAGAGTTGATGACATGCCAAATGGCTTGTGTCCTGAAAAGGGAAAAATCAAAGTAGAGAATCTTGATGATTTAAATAGGGAGATATTGTCAAACAAAGAGGATGAAAGGAGTGATTCCTTTGTGCAGAGAGTGGTGCTTGAATCGATTATGAGTCTTTCTCAGAACGGTACATCAAATGTACCTCCTGCCCATTTCAAGTCTCCTGATTTGATGTGGGGCAACGGATTTGTTGGTGAAATGAACAAGACACTGTCATTCTCAACAAGTATAGTGGAAATAGCATCTGCTACTATAGAGAGTTGA
- the LOC142538820 gene encoding transcriptional regulator SUPERMAN-like, translating into MDKFKWGTCDQRLRDSWENTNLSFEKDRAYGFSWPQRNYSCSFCKKEFKSAQALGGHMNVHRRDRARMRLSPNSRDNLNSNPNPNANPSFSSSSSWLLSPAASKFPPYYSSPASASLGKDLKVPLPHGVEHKHELLSCHGQDHGENNNNIGGILDFARRKDCRVWKAKEFNKLDLNMGLLKDSKEELDLELRLGYS; encoded by the coding sequence ATGGATAAGTTCAAGTGGGGTACTTGTGATCAGAGGTTAAGGGATTCTTGGGAAAACACGAACTTGAGCTTCGAAAAAGATCGTGCGTACGGGTTCTCTTGGCCTCAAAGAAACTACAGCTGCAGCTTCTGCAAGAAAGAGTTCAAGTCCGCTCAAGCTCTTGGAGGGCACATGAATGTCCACAGAAGAGATAGGGCAAGAATGAGGCTCTCACCTAATTCCCGGGATAATCTGAActcaaaccctaaccctaatgCAAACCCtagtttttcttcttcttcgtcATGGTTACTATCACCTGCTGCATCTAAGTTTCCACCTTACTATAGCTCACCAGCTTCAGCTTCTTTAGGCAAAGACCTTAAGGTTCCACTTCCACACGGTGTCGAGCATAAGCATGAGCTCTTGAGTTGTCACGGGCAAGATCACGGTGAGAATAATAACAATATTGGGGGGATTCTTGATTTTGCGAGAAGAAAGGATTGTAGAGTTTGGAAGGCGAAAGAGTTTAATAAGTTGGACTTGAACATGGGTTTGCTCAAAGATTCAAAGGAGGAGTTGGATTTGGAGCTTAGACTTGGGTATTCTTAA
- the LOC142539332 gene encoding deoxyhypusine hydroxylase-B has translation MEACPDSDRSFRVSAETESFLCKQLLDQNQPISERFRALFSLRNLRGSDARNALIQATRDASNLLAHEAAFALGQMQDIHSIPALEVVLNDLSLHPIVRHEAAEALGAIGSESVIPLLKNSLTLDPAQEVRETCELALSRIEEMTNSVAGESSPFLSVDPAAPASCSSVKELREILLNENKCMYERYAALFALRNLGDNDAISAIIESLGAKSALLRHEVAYVLGQLQNKKASDALSQVLRDVHEHPMVRHEAAEALGSIADEECITLLEEFAKDIEPIVSQSCEVALSMLDFERSGKSFEYLFMHAPQVEQISV, from the exons ATGGAAGCGTGTCCCGATTCCGATCGTTCATTCCGAGTTTCTGCCGAAACCGAGAGTTTTTTGTGCAAGCAATTATTGGACCAGAACCAGCCAATATCCGAGAGATTTAGAGCTCTATTTTCTCTCCGAAACCTCCGTGGCTCTGACGCTCGCAATGCCCTAATACAAG CAACTAGGGATGCTTCAAATCTGCTTGCCCATGAGGCTGCATTTGCTTTGGGTCAGATGCAAGATATTCATTCCATTCCTGCTTTAGAAGTTGTTCTAAATGATCTTTCATTGCATCCCATTGTTCGCCATGAG GCTGCGGAAGCTCTTGGTGCTATCGGTTCGGAGAGTGTTATTCCCCTTTTGAAGAATAGTTTGACTTTAGATCCTGCTCAGGAAGTTCGAGAAACATGTGAACTAGCACTGAGTCGAATAGAGGAGATGACGAATTCTGTGGCTGGAGAATCATCTCCTTTCTTGTCGGTTGATCCGGCTGCCCCTGCTTCATGTTCTTCTGTAAAAGAACTTAG AGAAATTCTATTGAATGAAAACAAGTGCATGTACGAGCGATATGCTGCTCTTTTTGCCCTCCGGAATCTTGGTGATAATGATGCTATATCTGCCATTATAGAATCCCTTGGTGCAAAAAGTGCTCTTCTACGACATGAG GTTGCCTATGTATTAGGGCAGCTGCAGAACAAAAAAGCTTCAGATGCACTATCCCAAGTCCTCAGAGACGTACATGAGCATCCGATGGTCAGACATGAAGCAGCTGAAGCTCTTGGTTCTATTGCAG ATGAAGAATGCATAACCTTGCTCGAGGAATTCGCCAAGGACATTGAGCCTATTGTCTCACAGAGCTGTGAAGTAGCTCTCAGCATGCTCGACTTTGAGAGA